The following proteins are encoded in a genomic region of Garra rufa chromosome 22, GarRuf1.0, whole genome shotgun sequence:
- the ppp1r3cb gene encoding protein phosphatase 1 regulatory subunit 3C-B: MNCTRVLQILNPRPMPSPIMPVDVAMRICLAHSPPLRSFLSSYEDCRSRNLVNQYKPLRSCISSKTDVDTDNLGWKSPETKAKKKVVFADSKGMSLTAVHVFKEFEEDPMLDLQFELSDLEDAIVGLKAEKEKNFILDFPQPAADYLEFRNRLKKSLVCLENCIIQERSLTGTVKVSNVSFEKIVHVRITFDTWKSYTDVLCTYMNNVYGCEDVDTFSFSIDLPSFVLPHGGVPQVEFCISYKTHDSTYWDNNDGKNYKLVHTENDSSQTSLVQKTTTDFKNQGKRPEMEFDQFGSPRTSSGFFPEWQSWGHIENNTPYW, translated from the exons ATGAATTGCACCAG GGTTCTGCAGATACTGAACCCCAGGCCAATGCCAAGTCCAATTATGCCTGTGGATGTGGCAATGAGAATTTGTCTGGCACACTCGCCGCCTCTTCGCAGTTTCCTCAGTTCATATGAGGACTGCAGGTCCAGGAACCTAGTCAACCAGTACAAACCTCTTAGATCGTGCATCAGCTCCAAGACAGATGTGGACACTGATAATCTAGGATGGAAGAGTCCCGAGACCAAAGCTAAAAAGAAAGTGGTTTTTGCTGACTCCAAAGGCATGTCTCTGACCGCAGTCCATGTGTTCAAGGAATTCGAGGAAGACCCCATGTTAGACCTGCAGTTCGAATTATCAGACCTGGAGGATGCCATTGTGGGCCTAAAAGCAGAGAAGGAGAAGAATTTTATTTTGGATTTCCCTCAGCCTGCTGCAGACTATTTGGAATTCCGGAACCGTCTAAAGAAGAGCCTGGTATGCTTGGAAAACTGTATAATTCAAGAGAGATCGCTCACCGGCACGGTCAAAGTGAGCAACGTAAGCTTTGAGAAAATAGTCCATGTGCGAATAACATTTGATACATGGAAAAGCTACACTGATGTTCTTTGTACATACATGAATAATGTTTATGGTTGCGAGGATGTTGACACTTTCTCGTTTTCCATTGACCTTCCAAGTTTTGTGCTCCCACATGGTGGAGTTCCGCAGGTGGAGTTCTGCATATCCTACAAAACTCATGATAGCACATACTGGGACAATAACGACGGGAAAAATTACAAGCTGGTACATACAGAGAACGACTCCAGCCAGACCAGTTTAGTCCAAAAGACGACAACAGATTTCAAGAATCAAGGCAAACGGCCAGAGATGGAATTTGATCAGTTCGGGAGCCCAAGAACATCTAGTGGATTCTTCCCCGAGTGGCAGAGTTGGGGTCATATTGAGAACAACACCCCCTACTGGTGA